A single window of Nocardia sp. NBC_01327 DNA harbors:
- a CDS encoding class I SAM-dependent methyltransferase, translating into MAMNLVHQLCCRSSYWERTSATRIVPWALGGVELGDSALEVGPGYGANVGTLRERTAALTGLEIDPALAARLRDRRSDQLRVLEGDGTAMPLPDKEFSSVVCFTMLHHVPSPAQQDALFAEAFRVLRPEGVFAGSDGLDSRLFRLIHLGDTCVPVPPATLAERLSGIGFTDIEIGTAANQFRFRARRP; encoded by the coding sequence ATGGCCATGAACCTCGTCCACCAGCTCTGCTGCCGCTCCAGCTACTGGGAGCGCACCAGCGCCACCCGCATCGTCCCGTGGGCACTGGGCGGTGTGGAACTCGGCGACAGTGCGCTGGAGGTCGGCCCCGGTTACGGCGCGAATGTGGGCACCCTGCGCGAGCGCACCGCTGCGCTCACCGGTCTGGAAATCGACCCCGCCCTCGCCGCCAGATTGCGTGATCGCCGCAGTGATCAGCTCCGGGTGCTGGAGGGCGACGGCACCGCAATGCCCCTGCCGGACAAGGAATTCAGCTCGGTGGTCTGCTTCACCATGCTGCACCACGTCCCGTCGCCCGCACAGCAGGACGCCCTGTTCGCCGAGGCGTTCCGGGTGCTGCGCCCCGAGGGTGTCTTCGCGGGCAGTGACGGCCTCGACAGCCGTCTGTTCCGCCTCATCCACCTCGGCGACACCTGTGTTCCGGTACCGCCGGCCACCCTCGCCGAGCGCCTCTCCGGCATCGGCTTCACCGATATCGAGATCGGCACCGCCGCAAACCAATTCCGCTTCCGGGCACGCAGGCCCTGA
- a CDS encoding haloacid dehalogenase type II, producing MTVQGNPKLRALLFDVQGTTVDFHSVVTATARRIAGARYPEADWAGFTDRWRAEYFRALKAATPQRDAAWVTVHSVYRRALDRLLEEGGLTLTADERDELTLSWRRMAAWPDTVAGLGRLGTRFTLATLSNADVAAVVDISKRAGLLWDAVFTAEMAGAFKPDPAIYAMAARYLGFAPAEIMMVASHKYDLRAARALGFRTAFVARPLEFGAGGAVDVSYEDEFDINARDFLDLAGQLGC from the coding sequence GTGACTGTTCAGGGGAATCCGAAGCTGCGGGCATTGCTGTTCGATGTGCAGGGCACGACGGTGGACTTCCACTCGGTGGTGACCGCGACGGCGAGACGCATTGCGGGCGCCCGGTATCCGGAGGCGGACTGGGCCGGATTCACGGATCGATGGCGGGCGGAGTACTTCAGGGCGCTGAAAGCCGCGACGCCGCAGCGTGATGCGGCCTGGGTGACGGTGCACTCGGTGTACCGCCGTGCGCTGGACCGGCTGCTGGAGGAGGGCGGCCTCACCCTCACCGCGGACGAGCGGGACGAGCTGACGCTGTCCTGGCGGCGCATGGCGGCGTGGCCGGATACGGTCGCGGGGCTGGGCCGGCTGGGGACCCGTTTCACCCTCGCGACGCTGTCGAATGCGGATGTCGCTGCGGTGGTCGATATCTCGAAGCGGGCCGGGCTGCTGTGGGATGCGGTGTTCACGGCCGAAATGGCGGGCGCCTTCAAACCGGACCCGGCGATCTATGCGATGGCGGCGCGGTACCTGGGTTTCGCACCGGCGGAAATCATGATGGTGGCGAGCCACAAGTACGACCTTCGCGCGGCCCGTGCGCTCGGATTCCGGACCGCCTTTGTCGCCCGGCCGCTGGAGTTCGGCGCGGGTGGCGCCGTGGACGTGAGCTACGAGGACGAGTTCGATATCAATGCGCGCGACTTCCTCGACCTGGCCGGTCAGCTGGGCTGCTGA
- a CDS encoding DEAD/DEAH box helicase codes for MFALWTWDGSAVGHVPEIPGDPETVALAVPDGRGIAVAEVPCVLIEPERYLELELPGPGASALAWRAALEGEHPALPPAAHATPNAGGTAIVAAARALRVLQETVALSGELRASLKAELRPYQARGISWLHETTDAHGGAVLADEMGLGKTVQAIGYLLGRAEAGPHLVVCPTSLVGNWVHEIERFGPGLRAVGWRGGELPEAEPGTVLVTGYPTLRGHGPALQGKQWASIVFDEAQVLKNPRTQVAKAARAIPADARVALTGTPVENHLEELWALLNLVVPHEFTHKTQFRRRFVRPINEGSAPAVLRLRDAIEPVVLARRKSEVAGSLPPKIHCDLVCDLTREQERIYDELLVRAEEEGFGSGGQRHTRLLAVLTELKQVCNHPGLITGDLDELSGRSGKFDVCADILANNVDADAPTLVFTQYRRTGELLVRHCAEQLGITVPFFHGGLNQAQRTQIVTDFQSADGPPVLVLSLRAAGTGLTLTRAADVIHFDRWWNPAVEAQASDRAHRIGQTRTVTVTTLTSGTTIEEHIAGMHDRKSALTDLTDSAGVAGLARLDDDRLFELLRRKRGN; via the coding sequence ATGTTCGCCCTGTGGACCTGGGACGGGTCGGCCGTGGGTCATGTTCCCGAAATCCCCGGCGATCCCGAGACGGTCGCGCTGGCCGTGCCGGACGGCAGGGGTATCGCGGTCGCGGAGGTGCCGTGCGTACTGATCGAGCCGGAGCGGTACCTCGAGCTGGAACTGCCCGGGCCCGGGGCCTCGGCGCTGGCCTGGCGGGCCGCGCTCGAGGGTGAGCACCCGGCGCTGCCGCCTGCCGCGCACGCCACGCCCAATGCGGGCGGGACGGCCATTGTGGCCGCGGCCCGGGCATTGCGGGTCCTACAGGAGACCGTGGCGCTGTCCGGCGAGCTGCGCGCGAGCCTCAAGGCCGAGCTGCGGCCCTATCAGGCGCGCGGCATCTCCTGGCTGCACGAGACCACGGATGCGCACGGCGGTGCGGTGCTCGCCGACGAGATGGGTCTGGGCAAGACGGTCCAGGCGATCGGGTATCTGCTCGGGCGGGCGGAGGCGGGGCCGCACCTGGTGGTGTGCCCGACCTCCCTGGTCGGCAACTGGGTGCACGAGATCGAGCGGTTCGGGCCCGGACTGCGGGCGGTCGGCTGGCGCGGCGGCGAGCTACCCGAGGCCGAGCCGGGCACGGTGCTCGTCACCGGATATCCGACACTGCGCGGGCACGGGCCCGCGCTGCAGGGAAAGCAGTGGGCGAGCATCGTTTTCGACGAGGCCCAGGTGCTGAAGAATCCGCGCACCCAGGTCGCCAAGGCGGCGCGCGCCATTCCGGCGGACGCCCGGGTGGCCCTGACCGGAACGCCCGTCGAGAACCATCTCGAAGAGCTCTGGGCGCTGCTCAATCTGGTTGTGCCGCACGAATTCACCCATAAGACCCAGTTCCGGCGGCGGTTCGTGCGGCCGATCAACGAGGGGTCGGCGCCGGCGGTGCTGCGACTACGCGATGCCATCGAGCCGGTGGTGCTGGCCCGGCGCAAATCCGAGGTGGCGGGCTCGCTGCCGCCGAAGATCCACTGCGATCTGGTCTGCGATCTCACTCGTGAGCAGGAGCGGATCTACGACGAACTGCTCGTCCGGGCCGAGGAGGAGGGCTTCGGGTCCGGCGGGCAGCGGCATACCCGGCTGCTGGCGGTGCTCACCGAATTGAAGCAGGTGTGCAATCACCCGGGACTGATCACCGGCGACCTGGACGAATTGTCCGGGCGCTCCGGCAAGTTCGATGTGTGCGCCGATATTCTCGCCAACAATGTCGACGCGGACGCGCCCACACTGGTGTTCACCCAGTACCGGCGCACCGGCGAGCTGCTGGTGCGGCACTGCGCCGAGCAGCTCGGGATCACCGTGCCGTTCTTCCACGGCGGGCTGAATCAGGCGCAGCGCACGCAGATCGTCACCGACTTCCAATCCGCGGACGGGCCACCGGTATTGGTGCTGAGCCTGCGGGCGGCGGGCACCGGTCTCACGCTCACCCGGGCGGCCGATGTCATCCACTTCGACCGCTGGTGGAATCCGGCCGTCGAGGCGCAGGCCTCCGACCGGGCGCACCGCATCGGGCAGACCCGCACGGTCACCGTCACCACGCTCACCTCGGGCACCACCATCGAGGAGCACATCGCCGGCATGCACGACCGCAAATCCGCGCTCACTGACCTCACCGACTCCGCCGGTGTCGCCGGGCTGGCCCGGCTCGACGACGACCGGCTGTTCGAACTCCTGCGCCGGAAGCGAGGCAACTGA
- a CDS encoding DUF7455 domain-containing protein, with protein MPGTLTSTPLTAVDRCDRCGAAARVRAVLPAGGELLFCQHHANEHMDRLRALEAVINTESAPAL; from the coding sequence ATGCCAGGAACCCTGACTAGCACCCCACTGACTGCGGTCGACCGTTGTGACCGTTGCGGGGCGGCGGCGCGCGTGCGCGCAGTTCTTCCCGCGGGTGGTGAGTTGCTCTTCTGCCAGCATCACGCCAATGAGCACATGGATCGTCTTCGTGCGCTCGAAGCCGTGATCAACACGGAGTCGGCACCGGCGCTGTAA
- a CDS encoding acyl-CoA dehydrogenase has product MNPSVIMSARDIEFLLYDWLDVESLTGRERFTDHSRDTFDQVLRLCQDLATTYFAPHNRESDLHEPEFDGEQVHLIPAVGKAVQAFADAGMIGAAMDYEIGGMQLPHVVYTACMSWFHAANAGTAAYPMLTTGNANLLAAHGSTEQIDRFVRPMLEGRYLGTMALSEPQAGSSLADITTRAVPQDDGSYRVFGRKMWISGGDHELSENIVHLVLARVPGAPEGTRGISLFLVPKFLPGDDGNPAVRNDVVLAGINHKMGWRGTVNTAPVFGDGNFTPGDRPGAVGYLVGELNHGLPQMFTMMNEARISVGLAATALGYTGYLKSLDYARTRPQGRPLGARGGAQVPIAEHPDVRRMLLAQKSYVEGALALQFYCGKLVDEQHTAATEADRAAAGTLLRILTPIAKSWPSQWCLTANDLAIQVHGGAGYTRDYDVEQHYRDNRLNPIHEGTHGIQSLDLLGRQVTLDNGAALTALLTTMAATLAAARAADDIELSDFADALEAAAGRIAATTSGLWRDLDPESALANSAVYLEAFGHVVLSWIWLEQALAAAPRTARGETFGLGKRAAARYFFRWELPRTTAMFDLLDSRDRTTLDLNPAWL; this is encoded by the coding sequence ATGAACCCGTCCGTGATCATGTCCGCCCGCGATATCGAGTTCCTGCTCTACGACTGGCTGGATGTGGAGTCGCTCACCGGCCGGGAGCGCTTCACCGACCATTCACGCGACACCTTCGATCAGGTACTGCGCCTGTGCCAGGACCTGGCCACCACCTACTTCGCCCCGCACAATCGCGAGAGCGATCTGCACGAACCGGAGTTCGACGGCGAGCAGGTGCACCTCATACCCGCCGTCGGCAAGGCCGTGCAGGCCTTCGCCGATGCCGGAATGATCGGTGCGGCAATGGATTACGAGATCGGCGGCATGCAGCTGCCGCATGTGGTCTACACCGCCTGCATGTCCTGGTTCCATGCCGCCAATGCCGGCACCGCCGCCTACCCCATGCTCACCACCGGCAATGCCAATCTCCTTGCCGCACACGGCAGTACAGAGCAGATCGACCGCTTCGTGCGACCCATGCTGGAGGGCCGCTATCTGGGCACCATGGCGCTGTCGGAGCCGCAGGCCGGGTCCAGCCTCGCCGACATCACCACCCGCGCGGTCCCGCAGGACGACGGCAGCTACCGCGTCTTCGGCCGCAAGATGTGGATTTCCGGTGGGGACCACGAGCTTTCGGAGAATATCGTCCACCTGGTGCTGGCACGCGTCCCCGGCGCACCGGAGGGCACCCGCGGCATCTCACTGTTCCTGGTGCCCAAATTCCTGCCCGGCGACGACGGGAATCCGGCGGTCCGCAATGACGTGGTGCTCGCGGGGATCAATCACAAGATGGGCTGGCGCGGCACCGTCAATACCGCCCCGGTATTCGGCGACGGCAATTTCACCCCCGGCGATCGGCCCGGGGCGGTCGGCTATCTGGTCGGCGAGCTGAATCACGGTCTGCCGCAGATGTTCACGATGATGAACGAGGCCCGCATCAGCGTCGGCCTGGCCGCCACCGCCCTCGGCTACACCGGCTACCTGAAGTCCCTGGACTACGCCCGCACGCGCCCGCAGGGCCGCCCGCTCGGCGCCCGCGGCGGCGCCCAGGTGCCGATCGCCGAGCATCCGGACGTGCGGCGCATGCTGCTCGCGCAGAAGTCGTACGTGGAAGGCGCTCTGGCACTGCAGTTCTACTGCGGCAAGCTGGTCGACGAGCAGCACACCGCCGCCACCGAGGCGGACCGCGCCGCCGCCGGCACCCTGCTGCGCATCCTCACCCCCATCGCCAAGAGCTGGCCGAGCCAGTGGTGCCTGACCGCCAACGATCTCGCCATCCAGGTGCACGGCGGGGCGGGCTACACCCGCGACTACGACGTCGAACAGCACTACCGCGACAATCGCCTCAATCCGATTCACGAGGGCACACACGGCATTCAGAGCCTGGATCTGCTGGGCCGCCAGGTGACCCTCGACAACGGCGCGGCCCTCACCGCACTGCTGACGACCATGGCGGCCACCCTCGCGGCGGCACGCGCGGCCGACGATATTGAATTGTCCGATTTCGCCGACGCGCTGGAAGCCGCCGCCGGACGAATCGCCGCCACCACCTCCGGACTGTGGCGCGACCTCGATCCGGAGTCGGCGCTCGCCAACTCCGCCGTCTACCTCGAGGCCTTCGGGCATGTGGTGCTGTCCTGGATCTGGCTCGAACAGGCCCTCGCCGCCGCACCCCGTACGGCGCGCGGTGAAACCTTCGGACTCGGCAAGCGCGCGGCCGCCCGATACTTCTTCCGATGGGAATTACCGCGCACCACTGCGATGTTCGATCTCCTCGATTCCCGCGACCGCACCACGCTCGATCTGAACCCCGCTTGGCTATGA
- a CDS encoding AraC family transcriptional regulator — protein sequence MTEELAQLRSITSTALLADFALGRGMTMRSTLQDTGIRDIDLRDPSTEITLAQEFSVTRNVVAGIHDEPGLGLLAGLLCHPPTMGVLGFALMSSSNLKQAMDIALRYADLSFTAAHHFIEERGAEVCVVRDDSALPADIRRFTLERDLAAIATIQQDLLPMRIPAVRVELDVEAHPIYEMFGAVFGVEEVAFSMPQSRISFQASTLQTPLPQANMSTARFYEQQCADLMESRHSRTGLSGRVRQLLIRHGGSADQARIAGDLDVSVRTLRRRLAEEGTTFRELSTETVGLLAEELLIAGLTVEQAAERLGYSSVSAFASAFRTWKGQSPGHFGRLHRGRTSVRS from the coding sequence GTGACGGAAGAGTTGGCGCAACTGCGGTCCATCACCAGCACCGCCCTGCTGGCCGACTTCGCCCTGGGCCGAGGCATGACCATGCGGTCCACCCTGCAGGACACCGGCATCCGGGATATCGATCTGCGGGACCCGTCGACCGAAATCACGCTGGCCCAGGAGTTTTCGGTGACCCGCAACGTGGTCGCCGGCATCCATGACGAGCCCGGGCTGGGGCTGCTGGCGGGCCTGCTCTGCCATCCGCCCACCATGGGCGTGCTCGGGTTCGCGCTCATGAGCAGCTCCAACCTGAAACAGGCCATGGATATCGCGCTGCGATACGCCGATCTCTCCTTCACCGCCGCGCACCACTTCATCGAGGAGCGCGGCGCCGAAGTATGCGTGGTGCGTGACGATTCCGCGCTACCGGCCGATATCCGCCGCTTCACCCTGGAACGCGATCTGGCGGCCATCGCCACGATCCAGCAGGACCTGCTCCCCATGCGAATTCCGGCCGTGCGCGTGGAGCTCGATGTGGAGGCCCATCCGATCTACGAGATGTTCGGCGCCGTTTTCGGCGTGGAGGAGGTCGCGTTCTCGATGCCACAGTCCCGCATCAGCTTTCAGGCGAGCACCCTGCAAACCCCGCTGCCGCAGGCGAATATGTCCACGGCCCGCTTCTACGAGCAGCAGTGCGCGGACCTGATGGAGAGCCGGCACAGCCGCACCGGTCTCAGCGGCCGGGTCCGGCAGCTGCTCATCCGGCACGGCGGTTCCGCCGATCAGGCCCGGATCGCCGGGGACCTTGATGTCAGCGTGCGCACCCTGCGCCGCCGCCTAGCCGAGGAGGGCACCACCTTCCGCGAGCTCAGCACCGAGACGGTCGGCCTGCTCGCTGAGGAACTGCTCATTGCCGGACTCACCGTGGAGCAGGCGGCCGAACGGCTCGGCTACTCCAGCGTCTCGGCCTTCGCCTCCGCGTTCCGCACCTGGAAAGGCCAGTCACCAGGACATTTCGGGCGGTTGCACCGGGGTCGCACGTCGGTGCGCTCCTAG
- a CDS encoding aldehyde dehydrogenase family protein: MRTAQSTYLVESPRQVPSSGKVGPPMLIVIAPIDGRVIDTVPADTPEQVRDAVERLRDNSVLWRSLGVVGRIHWLNMFRNWLLDNHDGLVRLLGLETGKSESEAETEFALTIDALDHYRANAADFLGGKLPQAPMRPGAIMQLTIAQQASAVVGVIGPWTYPLALTMIDALPALVAGAAVIVKPSSQTPLTLRAVAAGWASLGAPAVFESVAGHDAGPAILDRVDYIRFTGSMETGKVVALRAAARLIPCCLDLGGKSAAVVLADADLGKAAASIALGGLANSGQNPNGIERVYVENAVYDAFVDKLVDEAAAFGPNLGEDTGVGVMTSAKHIEFVRDQVRDALLKGATLRCGGAAVGHSFEPTVLADADPTMSVLTQQTLGPVLPVVRLADAGEAFELALRTPAGPCISVWTADAAVGARAIGRFAPARVGVNDVSIHLAHPAPY, encoded by the coding sequence ATGCGCACAGCGCAATCCACATACCTCGTCGAAAGTCCCCGCCAGGTGCCGTCTTCAGGAAAGGTCGGCCCGCCGATGCTCATCGTGATCGCGCCCATCGATGGACGGGTGATCGATACGGTCCCCGCCGATACGCCCGAACAGGTGCGTGATGCCGTCGAACGACTGCGCGACAACAGTGTGCTGTGGCGGTCACTGGGTGTCGTCGGCCGGATCCATTGGCTGAACATGTTCCGAAACTGGTTGCTGGACAACCATGATGGGCTCGTCCGACTCCTGGGCCTGGAGACCGGTAAGTCCGAATCCGAGGCCGAGACGGAGTTCGCGCTCACCATCGACGCCCTCGACCACTACCGGGCCAATGCCGCCGACTTCCTCGGCGGCAAACTGCCCCAGGCGCCCATGCGGCCGGGCGCGATCATGCAGCTGACCATTGCCCAGCAGGCGTCCGCGGTGGTCGGGGTGATCGGGCCGTGGACATATCCGTTGGCGCTGACCATGATCGACGCGCTGCCGGCGCTGGTGGCCGGTGCGGCGGTGATCGTCAAACCCTCGTCCCAGACGCCGCTCACCCTGCGGGCCGTCGCCGCGGGCTGGGCAAGTCTGGGCGCCCCAGCGGTTTTCGAGTCGGTCGCCGGGCACGATGCCGGTCCGGCGATCCTCGATCGGGTCGATTACATCCGCTTCACCGGGAGCATGGAAACCGGGAAGGTGGTGGCCTTGCGCGCGGCCGCCCGGCTGATTCCGTGCTGCCTGGATCTGGGCGGGAAGTCGGCGGCGGTGGTGCTGGCCGATGCGGATCTGGGCAAAGCGGCCGCCAGTATTGCGCTGGGCGGTCTGGCAAACAGCGGGCAAAACCCGAACGGCATCGAGCGCGTCTATGTCGAAAACGCTGTCTACGACGCCTTTGTCGACAAACTGGTGGATGAGGCCGCCGCCTTCGGCCCGAATCTCGGTGAGGACACCGGCGTCGGCGTCATGACCTCCGCCAAACATATCGAGTTCGTCCGCGACCAGGTCCGCGACGCCCTCCTCAAGGGCGCCACCCTGCGCTGCGGCGGCGCCGCGGTCGGCCACAGCTTCGAACCCACCGTCCTCGCCGACGCCGATCCCACCATGTCCGTCCTCACCCAGCAGACCCTCGGCCCGGTCCTGCCCGTGGTCCGCCTCGCCGACGCGGGCGAAGCCTTCGAACTGGCCCTGCGGACACCCGCCGGACCGTGCATCAGCGTCTGGACCGCCGACGCCGCCGTCGGCGCCCGCGCCATCGGCAGATTCGCCCCGGCCCGAGTCGGCGTCAACGACGTCTCGATCCACCTCGCTCATCCCGCGCCCTATTGA
- a CDS encoding DUF952 domain-containing protein has protein sequence MCAREEWEAARAVGEYRAPSLAEVGFIHLSAPYQAHLPANRIFAGRTDLVLLWLDPERLGAPVKWEPGVPTDPESMTFPHLYGPLPVGAVVEVTSYLPGSDGIFAPLTAN, from the coding sequence ATGTGCGCTCGCGAGGAGTGGGAGGCCGCGCGGGCGGTGGGGGAGTATCGGGCGCCCTCGCTGGCGGAGGTGGGGTTCATTCATTTGTCCGCGCCGTATCAGGCGCATCTGCCGGCCAATCGGATTTTCGCCGGGCGCACCGATCTGGTGCTGCTGTGGCTTGATCCGGAGCGTCTCGGTGCGCCGGTGAAGTGGGAGCCGGGGGTGCCGACCGATCCGGAGTCCATGACGTTCCCGCATCTGTACGGGCCGCTGCCGGTCGGCGCGGTGGTCGAAGTGACCTCCTACCTGCCGGGATCCGACGGTATTTTCGCCCCGCTCACCGCTAACTGA
- a CDS encoding cation:proton antiporter regulatory subunit, producing MNVDVTALPGIGVRKDFEVRAGRRIGVVAHKDGSIDLIVSQRDDPDACLVQVPLTSDEAGVLANLLGAPQLVEKLKEDHRDLPGITTRQLPIGSSSPYRSRMLGETGLRTRTKASIVAVMRAGQLHPSPGPDFVLDSGDLLVVVGTPHGLDAAARILADG from the coding sequence GTGAACGTCGATGTGACAGCCCTGCCCGGTATCGGTGTGCGGAAGGATTTCGAGGTCCGTGCCGGGCGCCGGATCGGGGTGGTGGCGCATAAGGACGGCTCCATCGATCTGATCGTCTCCCAGCGTGACGATCCGGATGCCTGCCTGGTGCAGGTGCCCCTGACCTCCGACGAGGCCGGGGTGCTGGCCAATCTGCTGGGCGCTCCGCAGCTGGTGGAGAAGCTCAAGGAGGATCACCGGGACCTACCGGGGATCACCACCAGACAGCTACCCATCGGCAGTAGTTCGCCCTACCGCAGCCGCATGCTGGGCGAGACCGGACTGCGCACGCGCACCAAGGCCTCCATCGTCGCGGTCATGCGCGCCGGGCAGCTGCACCCGTCGCCCGGACCGGATTTTGTGCTCGACTCCGGAGATCTGCTGGTAGTGGTCGGTACCCCGCACGGGCTGGACGCGGCCGCTCGCATCCTGGCCGACGGCTGA
- a CDS encoding cation:proton antiporter, translating into MDSTGLALIELGAILFALGMMGRFAGRFGMSPIPLYLLGGLAFGDGGIFQMKAATEFGHLAGEIGVVLLLLLLGLEYTPAELMTGLRRDWLAGFLDIAANATPGVLVALFLGWGPVGAVTMGGVTYISSSGIVAKVLNDLGRLGNRETPVILSILVFEDLAMAVYLPILTMMLAGLSFFSGLKSLAIALVAITVVLVVALRYGRYVSKIVDSNDNEVFLLKLLGAALLVAGAASALNVSAAVGAFLLGIAISGSTAQEAAKLLEPLRDLFAAIFFVAFGLNTDPRAIPPVLGWAIALALVTALTKIGTGWWAARRQGIRRMGRARAGAALVARGEFSIVIAGLAVSMGGVNHRLAALASAYVLLMAVLGPIAARVVEPTVRLLQRDRGGLDPVGK; encoded by the coding sequence GTGGATTCGACCGGCCTAGCCCTGATCGAGCTCGGCGCGATCTTGTTCGCGCTCGGCATGATGGGCCGCTTCGCCGGCCGCTTCGGCATGTCCCCGATTCCGCTCTATCTGCTGGGCGGGCTCGCATTCGGTGACGGCGGCATCTTCCAGATGAAGGCCGCCACCGAATTCGGCCACCTGGCCGGTGAGATCGGGGTGGTGCTGCTGCTCCTGCTCCTCGGATTGGAGTACACCCCAGCCGAATTGATGACCGGACTGCGCCGCGACTGGTTGGCAGGCTTCCTCGATATCGCCGCCAATGCCACACCCGGCGTGCTCGTGGCGCTGTTCCTCGGCTGGGGTCCGGTCGGGGCGGTGACCATGGGCGGCGTCACCTATATCTCGTCGTCGGGCATCGTGGCCAAGGTGCTCAATGATCTGGGCCGCCTGGGTAACCGCGAAACTCCGGTCATCCTGTCCATTCTGGTGTTCGAGGATCTGGCCATGGCGGTGTACCTGCCGATCCTCACCATGATGCTGGCGGGGCTGAGCTTCTTCAGCGGACTGAAATCGCTGGCCATCGCACTGGTGGCCATTACGGTGGTGCTGGTGGTGGCGCTGCGCTACGGCCGCTATGTCTCGAAAATAGTGGACAGCAATGACAATGAGGTGTTCCTGCTCAAGCTGCTCGGTGCGGCGCTGCTGGTCGCCGGTGCGGCCTCGGCCCTGAATGTGTCGGCGGCGGTGGGTGCGTTCCTACTAGGCATCGCCATCTCCGGCAGCACGGCGCAGGAGGCGGCGAAACTACTGGAACCGCTGCGAGATCTGTTCGCGGCCATCTTCTTCGTGGCCTTCGGGCTCAATACCGATCCACGCGCCATTCCGCCGGTGCTGGGCTGGGCGATCGCACTGGCGCTGGTCACCGCGCTGACCAAGATCGGCACCGGCTGGTGGGCGGCGCGGCGGCAGGGCATTCGCCGAATGGGCCGGGCGCGCGCGGGCGCCGCGCTGGTGGCACGCGGCGAATTCTCCATCGTCATTGCCGGACTTGCGGTTTCGATGGGCGGGGTGAACCACCGGCTGGCCGCGCTGGCCTCGGCCTACGTGCTACTGATGGCCGTATTGGGCCCGATCGCCGCCCGCGTGGTCGAGCCGACCGTCCGGCTCCTGCAGCGCGACCGGGGCGGTCTCGACCCGGTCGGGAAGTAG
- a CDS encoding rhomboid-like protein translates to MTTSSARENGPHHMTLRTYQPPWLDTVGITDEVRALSAWWARPQRWRRAVTAYQRLLAVTPACIAYAFTLFVTWWTLRGASDLVGRRLILSASTNLKNMQRDPIQVLLASAFWTEGGGFPWGDIIVLLTLMALAERWLGSLRWILVVAIGHIGATLITVVGISHAVQKDLIPFRVTVASDVGPSYGISTMLAVLAFRLRGYPRLLWAAGLLLWYGYGVWKGRTFTDYGHFSALIIGFAVGGIAVLISRRLLAWRESSARRATEKAAVTLLPDRVETAPVALQEPDGRLDHAGGDRAQYGHQ, encoded by the coding sequence GTGACGACCAGCAGCGCACGGGAGAACGGACCGCATCACATGACTCTGCGCACCTATCAGCCACCCTGGCTCGACACCGTCGGCATCACCGACGAGGTGCGCGCCCTGAGTGCGTGGTGGGCGCGCCCGCAGCGGTGGCGGCGCGCCGTCACCGCCTATCAGCGATTGCTCGCGGTGACCCCGGCCTGCATCGCCTACGCCTTCACGCTCTTCGTGACCTGGTGGACGCTGCGCGGCGCCAGCGATCTGGTCGGCCGCCGACTGATCCTGTCCGCCTCCACCAATCTCAAGAATATGCAGCGGGATCCGATCCAGGTGCTGCTCGCCTCCGCGTTCTGGACCGAGGGCGGCGGGTTCCCGTGGGGGGACATCATCGTCCTGCTGACGCTGATGGCGCTGGCGGAACGCTGGCTGGGTTCACTGCGCTGGATTCTGGTGGTGGCCATCGGGCATATCGGCGCCACCCTGATCACCGTGGTGGGCATCTCGCACGCGGTGCAGAAGGATCTCATCCCGTTCCGGGTGACGGTGGCCTCGGATGTCGGCCCCAGCTACGGGATTTCGACCATGCTGGCGGTACTGGCCTTTCGGCTGCGCGGCTATCCGCGACTACTCTGGGCGGCCGGGCTGCTGCTCTGGTACGGCTACGGCGTCTGGAAGGGCCGCACCTTCACCGATTACGGCCACTTCTCGGCACTGATCATCGGTTTCGCGGTCGGCGGGATCGCGGTGCTGATCTCCCGCCGCCTGCTGGCCTGGCGGGAGTCCTCGGCCCGCCGTGCCACCGAGAAGGCCGCTGTCACACTACTTCCCGACCGGGTCGAGACCGCCCCGGTCGCGCTGCAGGAGCCGGACGGTCGGCTCGACCACGCGGGCGGCGATCGGGCCCAATACGGCCATCAGTAG